TACTCTCTTCATTTCTTACGGATTGAATCAGAGTATATGACCTTGTAGGCACCTTGCATACAGCGATGCACAACTGAGTTTAAATCCAAGATGTGATGCCACCGAAGGTGATAAGCTAGACTTGTACAAACAATTCTATATTTAAAGCAGCTCTTTTAGGTTCAGGCAAGCACTAAGAAGGTTTTAGGTGTTTGTGAATTCCTCCTTCAGAAAATAAGCTCCAGCACACTTTGGGTCAAAGCAGCAAGATTAGAAGCCAAGCAAAGCTTAGGCTTTGGCTAGTACTTCCCACTACCGAGACAACCCTCACAGAATCACAACTAACAGAACACAAGCTAAAGTACACAGAACATCAACCAGCTCCCTCCAGGGACACAGGAGAAAATAAGTCATTTTAGGACAGTGAAATTACTTTGCACAAGCTCTAGATGTTGGTATATTCTTATAATAATGGTTTTTCTCATTGTAATTAATGGATTTGATATGAAATTACTCCACTGAGATCctcttgaagagctggaagagacCACTAACCTGGTAATTCCGAAACCAGATCCTCTCATCTGTAACGGTGAAGGTGAAAACATGATCTACAAAAGGCTGGCTTTTGGGGTGATACTGTGGTGTACTAAATATCTGTAATAAAAGGCAGTACTTCTAAATATCTGTTGTTTACGGGGACAAACATAAATGGcattaatttataattaattttaatttactaaGATCCTGATCCCAGGTCACATTTCAAAACTCAAAGCTTAAGAACAAGTCTCCCAGTGGTTTTAAGCACATGACCCTAAtcctttgaagatttttttgcagtttcagAAGTGTATAactactactttaaaaaaactaaaagattttaaatatgttGCCAAAAAACATTTCCAATGTGGAAAAAACACTGGATAGCAGAACTACAGACTGACCTGAATAAACAATTCTTTTAGCAGGGCATAGTGTGGCTCCTTGTCAAATGTCTACGAAGAAAAAACGCAATTTCATATACAAAGCTAAATGCAATAGTtgtgcaaagaaaacagaagcacagTCATGAAATAAAACCTTTACTTACTGGATCAAAGGACAAAAGGGGCCGTGAGCCCCTTAGGCAGTTTCCTGTCATCTTCAATTCAGCCAGTGTGTGAactacagtgatttttaaaaaaaaaaaaaagattattttagtaCTTAGAGAAAACTGTACAGGCAAGAATGTAAATGTCCAAACACAGCAATGTCAAGCAACTTACCGTTCTGCACTAAGAATTTAGCTGATGGTCCCTGTGGTGTATTTGAAAGCCTGCACAGGACAggtagtggggaaaaaaaaaaaagaaagaatgttAGCAGCAGCCAGAAGGTATACTGGATTTCCACAGTACACTCCAACCAGTTATTTCTGTAGTGAAGTAATTTCAGATGACTTTATAGCATTATTGAGTTCCTTTAACATACTTCTAAACACTCACTTTGTAAACAATTTTGTAAAATGCTTCTGTTAACAGCCTACAGAAGCTGATCATGCACTACCCAGAGAAATGCAGGATTAGTACAAATTTAACTAAGCAACACTATAACACTACTTCATGCATCTTCATTATTACAGTAAAAAACTTTAGATAGAATGGAAGCATCACCAGCTATATATGGAAATGTAAGAAAACGCAGCATTTCCTTACCACATATAGAGATCCTGTTTCTTTTTGGCTTCAAAAAAGATGCACTTATTGCAGTTTTTCATTTCACACACCTACACAACAAAAGCCAAATTAGCTGTTTACAAAATTCTGAAGCCATCTTCAAAAACATTCCACATTAATCTCTAATATCTTCCCCTCCAAAAACAAATCCAAGCTCAAAAGCAAGGGTCTTGTCTCAATAAACTCCACCTACGGATCGCCAAACTGAAGTTGAAGCActtctttatttgaaaaatctcaCATATGTAACCAGTAGTAATAGCTTCACTAAACCTACAAGCAATCTGATGAGGTTTCCAGGATATAAACATCACAGAAGGAGCTGTGACATTAGGTGCTAGTTTCAGAACCACCACTGTTCCACTACATTGTTTGGCCTGGCTGCATATTTGTTCCCTGCTTACTTCCAAGTATAAACCGTAATACCCTTTTCACCTATACAGAAAGGCacattctgtttcatttcttcacAACAAAAGCCTATGTTTAATTAAGAtttcattctggttttattaATCAAAAGCCAGCTTGCTGTTTTACCACGAGcactttttaaatatcagtaaTTTTCATCTGTGAAGTTATACAATTCCTGTAACTAGTAAGAGATCTTTTGAATTTTGTTGCCCTTGTCTCTTGCACATTGAGtttccagagaaaataaaaaagcaacacTAATTAGATCCTGGATTACCTCATTAATTACAAACAACTGGTCTTTGCGGTCCATTTTAGTATCTGGAAGACAAGAACAATATTTAGGAGGCTGCAAAACTAATTTAACACAAGAAGTTCTTTGAGCAGTCAGTCCTTTTGTAAAAAAGTTCTAGATTATAAATGAAAGATTATGAAGAACTAGCAAGTTGTTTCGGCCATGTTGTGCAATAAATAAACATAGCAACAAAACTAGCTGGGCACCTACAGGACTGACGCCACAGCAGTAGTGTCCCAGAAGATATTAAGATACAATAATAGTCCCTGTATTTGTTGACTCAAAAGGGGTTTGGTGTTTAGGATATAAGTTTAATCAAAACAGTTATGtaccacatttttaaaaagcacaggtTGCTAGAAGTTCTTGGTTTAAAACTATTCTGAAAAGGTAAGTTAAGGACGATGCCTAATCCTACCTGCTTTAGAGTGAGGCATCAACGTTCGTAGGTCTTGCATGAGGTGCCTTGTTCTGAAATTAATTCCACgagaagagaaaataagcaCTCGCTCCTTGTTTTTCCATTTACCCTaggaaaaaagacacaaaagttAAGGGTGAAAACAAAGTTTCTACCCTTAAAACTACTACAACACAACAACACTACATGTTTGAACTGTAATTACTGAAGAACACAGCAAGAACATTTGTTATTATCTCCCCATCTGCACAGACTCACTGTCAACAACAGTGCTCACTTTCCTACAGAACACAGGAGCATAAGTTTTTACATGATGAAGCATCATCCATCCTGCTTCCGTGTGTTCTGACATAAAGCCTTTCACTCGTGCAAGTATTAAGAAAGCCATATGCGATACTTATTTGCAATAGGCATCCCTCTTTCCCTGTGAAATGACCTGAGCTACACCCTCTGAGCAGTTTAGCTTTTCCTACAGACGGGCATGGGGTGAGATCTGACTTCAACGTTCTGCTTTTCATGTCTCCTTTTAATCAAACTACAAGACAATTACTGAAGCCTTCTTAGGCTGATTCCTAAATGAAAGAGGTGTGACTTCCgtatatcatagaatcatagaatggcttaggttggaagggacctttagagatcacctagtccaacccccactacagtgagcagggacatcttcagctagatcaggttgctcagagccccgtccaacctgaccctgaatgtttccagggatggggataTCCTTTGTATATAACAGAATTACCCAACTCTCTAAGATTCTTTTGAGATTAAGGTAGTGCAATTTATCTACGTTGACCTGAATAACGCTCTTCGCATGTTTCCACAGAAATAACATACCACCGCACATTACTTTTATTTGTGCTGGGATTATAATAAAAAGGTTTGGTAATCAGCCTCCCTGCCCTCGCTCAGCAGCCGGGTTCCCCCAAGCCCCGGGGCCCGGGGCTCTGCCCCGGCCCGGCGCACTCCACtccggcagcggggccgggcggtACCTGGGAGACCGGCGGCGGGATTCTGTACTCCTCCGGTCCCGCTCCCTCGGGGCACGCCTCGGGGCCCGCCTGAGCCGCGCCGGGGGCCCTCTTGGCCCGCTTCGTAGGCCGCACAGCTGGTGCCTCACGCTTCCTCTTGGCCGCCGCCATCTTGTGCACACCACGCCGTGCCCGCCGCCGCTTCCTCTTCCGCCCGCCCGCCTGCCCGCGGGAACTTCCGGCCTGTCCCGGAAGCGGTCTGTCCGCCATGCCGCTCTCCACGCAGCCGCCGGGCAGCGGCGAGCCTTATGTGCTGGCCGCCAGCCTGGACAACGCCCGCCACCTCTCCAGCCTCCTCAGGGCCGTGCACTTCCAGGACCACGCCACCTGCTTCGCCACGGCCAATGGCCTCCGGGTGACAGTGGAGAACGCCAAATGCATCCAGGCCAACGCCTTCATCCAGGTGGGGGCGGCGGGCCTCGGGTCCGGCTGCTGCTAGtggggccgcccccgccgccatAGGGGGCTGCTCCCCCTCGTGGGGACCCCAGGAGGGCCCCCATTGCGTGGCAGGGGAGGTGCATGGCGAGTTTCCCCTTCTTTGGAAGGGGAAGAGTTGCTGGCGTCACGGCAGAGCTGCGGGAGCTGACGTGAAGGGGTTCTGTGATGAGGCTGAGGTCATCTGTGAGATGTCCGTGCTGTTGAAAGGCCGAGCTCGGTGCCTGGTATATGCACACCTGCTCGTGTGATGAGCTTCCTGCATTGTGTAACGTTTTGGCACCTGATACCGTAAAAGCCGGTTAAAAGAACTCTCTAAGACTCACTGTTGGAGTTTAGCAAGCAGGCATTCTTTTATCACATTGCTGGGCACACGGGGGATAATTCCTTCTAGCGCGCACACCTACTGGAGTTCATTTTTGATAATTATACGTGACATCACACCAtgcctatctaatacataatAAATTACCTGACTGAGCATTCTCTTCTTCCACTGGTCTCTATCCTCTTCGCTTAAATTTAaagctacagtgtgattttatttcactgcaCATGCTCAAGAGGAGGTTGTGGGGGGATAGTCCATTCATTGCTCAGTTGAGTCTGTGTTCATGATCTCCCTTACGCCGGAATTACTTGGCCCCCAGTTTTGTGCTTTGGCACTTTCTGGGCCAAGTTGTTCCCTTTTATCACCGCTGACTGATTTGTGGCCTTTCCTTACCTTCACATCATTCTTTTTAGCGGGATGTTTCCACTGTTCatccttgaagttctactgatcTGTGTTCTTTTAGGAGGTTCTTGTCAATGAGGCATTCATTGCTAATACCCTCCCATCTGTCCCAAGCAttattaaaattctcaggtgttagtttccACTCCTAACTGTGATCCTTTCTTAACTATTAACAACTCCTGTGCTGTTCCATTTCATCCTAGAataatatatctatatatacatcTGAGGCAACAATTCAGGTGCATTGGCTGAGCATAAATTAAGCACATCCTGTCCACCAAAGAAGGCACAGTGGAACTTTCTATTTTTCAGCCTTAGTTCAAGGTGTCACACTTGCTCAGCCCACTGCTCCTTCTGACCATACTGTTCTTAGATGCCTGAGCAAGTTCATAAAGTATCCATCtttaactatttttattatgtttcaTCCCAAAGCCAAAAAGGTAAGTTTAAGCCAACTCTGAAAGACAGTACAAATTCACAGACACTCATGTGCTTTGTCAGAAGCCTGGAGCCGTGGTCTGCCCCTTGCGCGCTCCAATTCTGCCTGTTGCTGAACTGTGTCCCCAAAGGGTGCTTGAGGTTACGCATGGGCGGTGGATCTCAGCGACACTGAACTGTCCATACAGGCAGCTTTAAATAACAGtctaaattatttcttcctaacTTGCATTTAATATAAGATCAAAAGCAGTCTTCCTCAGTTTTCTGCTACCTCTTTTGTAGCTGTGACTGGTGGCTTagcttcagtttatttttttaaggtgtgcttttaattttttcttttaacaatgGTTTACTTTCTGagtgggtttttgttgtttgtttatttttatttaatgcataCCCAACTTCTGAATGCTTTGTTCATAAGAACAGATGTGCTGGTTCCTCTTTTTGAAAGCATGTATGATTCTGGGGCAAGGAATATTTTATAGTAGTATCTCAAACGCAACTAAGcctttcttctgtcctttaGGGTCTGTGCCTTTGCTATCTGTGAAACTGCAGCCCGAGCTGGGTGCGTGAAAGGGGAGAAGGCTGACTCTCCCTGTTCCTGCATCTCCCCTTGCTTTCTCCTGCTCCTTGCTGCACTGTTCTTCTTTACACTAGTGCTGTATTTGGTTAGCTCTCTGCTATCTGAGTGAGTAAGCTGGCTCGTGAAGTAGCCAGCATATGCTACTGGAAGTTAAGCAGTGGGCACGTGTggcagaagcagaggagcagTGACTGAAGGTTCCTTTGAGAGTGTTGGGCTCTTAAGTAAAGAATAGAATAGTtcgagttggaagggacctacaacgatcctctagtccaactgcctgaacaattcagggctgaccaaaagtcaAAGCACGTTATTAAGGGCCATGTCCAAATGCtccttaaacactgacaggcttggggcatcgaccacctctaggaagcctgttccagtgtttcactaccCCCTCGGTAAATAAATGCTTCCTAAcgtccagtctaaacctcccctgatgtagctttgaaccattcccatgtgtcctgtcactggatcccagggacatgagctcagcacctccctctccacttcccctcctcaggaagctctAGAGAGTGATGcagtcacccctcagcctccttttccccaaactggacaagcccaaagtcctcagctgctccacATAGGACATTTCCTCCAgccccttcaccagctttgttgccctcttCTGGGTGCATTCAAGGATCTTCACGTCCTTCTcaaattgtggggcccagaactgcccacaacactcaaggtgaggccgcaccaacACTGAATACAGCAGGATAATCACCTCTCTTGACTGACTGGttatgctgtgcttgatgcaccccaggatgcagtttgccctcttggcttccaataaaaatacataactgctttttcaaaagcatcttaCTTCACCCTGCTTCATTTCTCAGGTATTTTGTTCCAGCAGTTACTAAAAGCAGCTAGTGCCCAGTGGCAAGCAGGGTAACCTGGCGTTGTTTACCCTCATCAGACTTGTCAAAGGCAAGTTTCAGAACATATTTCAATGCGGTGAACGCACTATTCTATCCTGTTCTgttcttacatatttttattatttgaaatgtttattcATGCTCTGAGTGAAGAAAAGTAAGCATGTATTATTTTTGGAGAACAGTGACACTTAATGTTGTATAGTCCCCCAAATGTTTCCAGCTTCTGAAGTTGGCAGCTTTAGGCTTTAACATTTATAGCTTGTTTTTAAGCTACAAAAGACAAGTGTTAAGGTTTTCATGCTTATGCCATGCTACTTTGCTTCAGCTGTGGCCTAATTTTGTTCTACTAGTTTTGAGGATGAAGACCCATTTTTCTTTAATCGATTTTGTGTTATATGTAGAAATCACTTTGTATTGCACTGATCTCTGAAAGTAAAAGCACTGAGGAAATAAGTAAAAACCATAAAATAAGTGCAGAAACTCTCCTctcttcatctgttttctttctccttcaggcAGAAATTTTTCAGGAATTCACTGTTCAGGAGGAATCGGTGACGTTCCGGATCAATTTGTCTGTTCTTCTTGACTGCTTGACCATTTTTGGTACCAGTTCTCTGCCAGGTATGGTGCATATTTACTGTGGCAGTGTATGTGTATCACCTGTAATCACATACTGAAAGCTGTGTGGTGTATGATGGACATGGACTGCATAGGGTGTAGGCACAGAATCACTTTATTATAAAATTCTCTAATTATATATAGCATTTCTATAAAGGGGACGCTCCTTTACTCCCCAGTAACCACCTGATTCATGTTCCCAGTATAGCTCGAtgcttatattttctgttccttctggcAGGTGCGTGACTCTTGTTTCTCAGCTCCTTATCTCCGGAATTTAGCCAGCCACCTGTTGTTTTCAAACCACTGGAACGTGCAGAGCTTGCTTTGTACGTGCCCTTTCTTTGATCCATCGTCCTTGGCTGTTTCAGCAAACAGGCTGAAGCTGCATACTTCTCATGctgtttttattaaacaagATGTTGCTCTCCACAAACCTTTACATAGCTATAGGGAGATTTCCAGTATTGGCAAAACTTGTGACTTCCTCACCGTAAGTCCATCTGAGCAGATGTTGCTGTTAAGCAGGATCCATCCTGTTTACTTCAGCTAATACAAGCCTGTGCTGTGATAACAGTCaatggagagaagaaaggagctAGTAGATGTGAGCCTAGCCAGAGTGTCTGGGagcactgcagcaggaggggcTAAAAGAGGCTGATACAGTTTGGAAGATGGAATAAAGGTATATGTGTGATGCTATTGGGGTAACTGAGAAGCAGAGGAGTCTTCCTGTGAAGGTAAGGTTTTCTGGATCTGTGTAGGGTACAAAAGAACTACTTGTTTCGGTAAAGAACCCTTTTGTGGCATGAGGTCCAACAAACAGTCCCAGCTTGTACCTTTTCTCTGGTCTGGGGCTGAAGATCTGAAATGGTTTTTGTAATCTTGATAAGAAAACATGTCAGGTAATTTGTTTAGGCATCTCTGGCAAGTTGTGTGATGTTTAGGCTGGAGTTCTGACTCTGAGGGCAGGGCTGTACCCTAGCACTGACATGTGCTGTCTTCCCTGTCGATCCATTTTCAGTCCAGGGCCCAGATCATCCACATCACACAAACGCTAGTTTGTTCCCAAGCGCCCTTTGCTTAAGGGGAAAACCTGGGCACAGCTGGCAGAGTAGTTTCTCTGCAGCCCATTCAGGATTGTCAGTACAGATGTAGAGAGTGCCAGGGCTCCCTCTACTAGGAACAGTGCTTCACACTGTCACATGCTTTTAAgtggccagcagggcaggctgcacATACCCTCAGCGCTGGAGCTGTCACTGTGAGCTGAAAAAGCATGAAAGCTGTCAGTACCTCTTAAGGTCACGGGATCCACATTAGGCTTACAGGAGACTCGGGCTGGTTAATTTCTGTGAACTGTAGCAGACGTCAGCACACTGAAAGACAGTATAGACATAGTATGGAATTTGTCTTgctaacaaaaaaatttatatcCAGTCAATAATAAATTTGATCTCTTTTCCAATGTATCTGTGGTATGTGCCACCCTGGAACATCCAGCTACCTCAGAGACATTagcaagtgtgtgtgtgcattagGAAACACTCTGGTGCAGATTTACGGGGCTTGAAGAAGTCTGCAGGGCTACCAGGTAGCACCGTCAGTGCACTGTGCTCCTGCTCCCAATGCAGCAGCTGTTCTGTGGCACCTTctgttccttcccttcttcagGCTATGCCTACATCTGATTTGTATTACCTCCAGCTTGCAGGTAAGGTGCTGAGGAATGATACTTACCTAAGGCCTCACAAGAAATCTGCAGCTGGATTGGGTAGCAATTCAGGTGCTGTAAGGGCACTTTAGGTCTTGCTTATCAAGTGTGTGAATCACAAAAATCAAGTAGACTGTGTTATTGGTCCTGTTTGTAATCTTCTCAGTGACAGAGGTGCATGGGAAGCTGCCTTCACAATTATGTATACAAGGATTGAATTACGTGAACCcatttgttaaaacaaaaaacaccaggtcttaacaaattttatttcctataaatttatttttttttacttgatagtagttcaaaaatattttcacaagcAAAACCAACTACAGGCTGGCATGACTGTTTGGGCGCTACAGGATGCACTGTG
The DNA window shown above is from Phalacrocorax aristotelis chromosome Z, bGulAri2.1, whole genome shotgun sequence and carries:
- the BRIX1 gene encoding ribosome biogenesis protein BRX1 homolog codes for the protein MADRPLPGQAGSSRGQAGGRKRKRRRARRGVHKMAAAKRKREAPAVRPTKRAKRAPGAAQAGPEACPEGAGPEEYRIPPPVSQGKWKNKERVLIFSSRGINFRTRHLMQDLRTLMPHSKADTKMDRKDQLFVINEVCEMKNCNKCIFFEAKKKQDLYMWLSNTPQGPSAKFLVQNVHTLAELKMTGNCLRGSRPLLSFDPTFDKEPHYALLKELFIQIFSTPQYHPKSQPFVDHVFTFTVTDERIWFRNYQIIEEDASLVEIGPRFVLNLIKIFQGSFGGPTLYENPHYRSPNMHRRLLRLSVAAKFREKQQVKEVQKIKKKGSKMLMEEDPTEVVFETPVEEKPVEIQLVKPESKPIVKDKKKPRKIQRKKQKKLFRTETSA